Proteins encoded within one genomic window of Cucumis sativus cultivar 9930 chromosome 3, Cucumber_9930_V3, whole genome shotgun sequence:
- the LOC101203355 gene encoding heterogeneous nuclear ribonucleoprotein 1: MDSDEGKLFIGGIAWDTSEEKLRDYFSQFGEVIQAVIMRDKTTGRPRGFGFVVFSDPSLLDQVLQDKHTIDGRQVEAKRALSREEQQTSTRSGINNSGRSSGGSGYFRTKKIFVGGLPSALTEDGFRQYFESYGQVTDVVIMYDQNTQRPRGFGFITFDNEDAVDRVLYKSFHELNGKLVEVKRALPKDANPGSGGRAGYQNYGASGTNSNSFDGRSDGNRYMQPQSTAGGFPPYSGYSVSGYGYGGPNSGVPYGSYGSYGVGMYGGANAGFGGPAGPFGNPGAVNAGYLSGAPGAMKSSWTNQAPGYGGPGYGASPGFGAAAPWNASGTGAPPSAPRGQSPSGASGYGNQGYYGGNDGTYGGYGASGGRAASAPNSNVGTGQSGEQHGVSGGYMGSGYGDTNGNSGYSSGGWRSDASQTPGGYGGGYGGNQSRHG, encoded by the exons ATGGACTCCGACGAGGGTAAGCTTTTCATTGGTGGAATTGCTTGGGACACCTCCGAGGAGAAGCTTAGGGACTATTTCTCCCAATTCGGTGAAGTTATTCAAGCCGTTATTATGCGCGACAAGACCACCGGCCGTCCTCGTGGTTTTGGCTTTGTTGTCTTCTCTGATCCTTCCCTTCTTGATCAGGTTCTTCAAGATAAGCACACCATCGATGGCCGCCAG GTGGAGGCAAAAAGGGCGCTATCAAGAGAAGAACAACAAACTTCCACAAGAAGTGGCATTAATAACTCTGGTAGAAGTTCTGGAGGTAGTGGATATTTTAGGaccaagaaaatatttgtgggAGGCCTACCGTCGGCACTAACAGAAGATGGGTTCCGGCAGTATTTTGAAAGTTATGGTCAAGTAACTGATGTAGTGATAATGTACGACCAAAATACTCAAAGACCTCGTGGATTTGGTTTCATAACATTTGACAATGAAGATGCAGTTGATAGAGTACTTTATAAGAGCTTTCATGAACTGAATGGTAAACTTGTAGAGGTGAAACGGGCACTTCCTAAAGATGCAAATCCAGGAAGTGGTGGTCGTGCAGGCTATCAAAATTATGGTGCTTCCGGCACTAATTCTAACAGCTTTGATGGTAGATCAGATGGCAATAGATATATGCAACCTCAGTCTACTGCTGGTGGTTTCCCCCCCTATTCTGGATATAGTGTATCAGGTTATGGTTATGGAGGACCAAACAGTGGTGTCCCTTATGGAAGTTACGGTAGTTATGGTGTCGGTATGTATGGTGGTGCAAATGCTGGATTTGGTGGTCCAGCTGGACCATTTGGAAATCCAGGTGCTGTCAATGCTGGTTATCTAAGTGGAGCACCTGGGGCCATGAAAAGTTCTTGGACCAATCAAGCTCCAGGATACGGTGGTCCTGGCTATGGTGCCAGTCCAGGCTTTGGGGCTGCAGCTCCTTGGAATGCCTCGGGTACTGGAGCACCTCCTTCTGCCCCAAGGGGCCAATCACCTAGTGGGGCTTCTGGGTATGGGAATCAGGGTTATTATGGTGGAAACGATGGTACTTATGGGGGATATGGAGCCTCTGGTGGACGAGCTGCAAGTGCTCCAAATAGCAATGTTGGTACCGGTCAAAGTGGAGAGCAACATGGCGTGAGTGGTGGGTACATGGGGAGTGGCTATGGTGACACTAATGGAAATTCGGGTTACTCCAGTGGTGGCTGGAGATCTGATGCTTCACAGACTCCAGGTGGTTATGGTGGTGGATATGGTGGCAATCAGTCCAGGCATGGTTAA